In the Populus trichocarpa isolate Nisqually-1 chromosome 1, P.trichocarpa_v4.1, whole genome shotgun sequence genome, GTGGACTTGCATAGTGAAACACTGAacaattttagtttattattaataaaaatacaaatataatataaagtcATGATGTGTGAGgtattcaagaaaacaaatgaaaatatcataaaatagttGTGATGTGAGATTTGCCGAGCACCGATTATGAAATAGAAAGGACATCCatgtttgataaaattaaaaaaagctaaaacccCTTACAAAAATATTACAGCTACTTGCTAAGAAATAATATTAACGGGACGgtataataatgattatttttaaatacttaatACTAGCTATTAAAGATGTTGGaatctttttatatgatttatttgttattactAAATTGATTGATGATGAATCTTTTCTCAACTTATTTGCACAATTAAATGACTAAAACAtcaatggaagaagaaaaaactggtctcaaagagttttttattatttgcacaatagtttttttgttattataatatcaaataggGGACAAAATAGTATTTGAccgacaataaaaataataaacaattaagaaaCACAGTAAAACAATctgaataaaaattttaaaaactagagTCAAtggggtttttttatcttttcataatgattttatgttattattaagtTAGTTGAGGGAAATTTAGTATTTGACtaaataagatgaaaaacaaaaaaaaacaggcatGTGTAGGACACCAGGAGGCACGTAAGAAGCACCCACTCACTTTGAGCGTCGTCTCCCAATATCCAAAAATGCTCATCGTTCGTGTTGTTAGAAGCTCTACCATATTCTATTTCTTCTAGAGTGACATGTGTTGGGATTGATGATTCAATTTGTTGTCAATGAACTCCGAATCTAGTGTGTGAAACTATTTATCCAATGTAGACAagatatcaaatatataattttattcattttgaatACTCATTTTGTTAACCGTGGGTGCCCTATACCAAGattgttaaaatcgcgagttaactcgtaaaatcataagatttTATGAGTTAATATGTATCTAACATGTTAAATCGAactaaaaactcaaaaccaGTAAAATCGAACTTAACTTATGCAAAATCGGTAAAATCAATAAACTCGGTCTAATTTTACaagtttactaaatttgtgaTATGAATCAAGTCAGGTCCAAATTTGGCCTTAAAATGTCTGCTGACTAGTTTTGCGAGATTAAGCATATCTTTTAAACCATATATTGgataaagctgaaattttatagggaaatattagatacataagcatatattgtggtaaattttcaGATCAAATAGAGTTaggaaacataatatttcagaAAGTCAAAGTTAGTAAACTAATATTGTCAAATATGTCAAACAAGACCTTCGTGTACTGTTTGTGACATATCTAGAGCTACCGATGGAATTTTGCATCGATTAAAGTTGGTATAGAAACTAGACATCTGAAACTTTCCAACTATATATCGTAGGCCCAATAATTCATTAAAACGagagagaacgacatgtttAAAATCAGGACTCAAATCTGCCAAGAATATGCAAAAATTGAAGATTCAGGCTACATTgaggaattttaacatgaagacttttttattattctattttttttatttaattttaaataattatttttaatttgatttttttctagcgCATTGgacattgtttaggggtttatttcattattaaatttatattagttaattactaatttaaactcattagcttgcaacccaaaaggGATCTGTCAAGACTTATTGTGATGGAAACAACCAGGTTGTCACTAGGTTTATGTGTGTTTCCTATCTTTCAGTTATTCTCCtgtattgagaaattttattctgagactttttatttctctatatcattaatttattgatttatactATCTatatctcttattttatttagatcactcattgattataatattattgacttattttatcagattttaatgtaatttaattttttaactagaattattaatatataattaattaataaaaatatttatgattttacgattaGTTTAGAATCCgaattcatattatattttgatggtttaagtatttttgacaaccttgccaTATCCTTATCTACTTTCATTACATTCCAATTTTGCCTTAAAGGTTGCCCGATGGTGAAGGAGATTACCTCCTTTCAAGCCTTCCTTGACAATCTTGGAGCCGACATGTaggagaatttattaaattcattattagTTGACCGGCAAGATGGATCGAGGAGtcgaataaaaagaattatatttcCATTTCCATGTCTTCTTAActattacatattatttttctatcctaatattatttatttccatATTCTCTTCACGGTAACTCTTTGAGATTGGTTTGATGGTTAGAGAGGtgtgtttctttgattttatagatttaaacCTTAATTAGAGCCAACatcctgaaatttttttattaaatttatccaaaacatcaaattaatatttggatGGTCCTTTAAGCCCCTGTTTTGGTACCAAATGAAGGGGtgagcacttttttttttgattgatttgatgtattaatattaaaaattatttttaaaaattaaaaaaaatattattttaatatatttttaaataaaaaatactttagaaaacaacatttacCACACTTCTAAAAACCATCTAAAATTACTTGGAGATAAACTCAGTCTTGGTTGACCTTGGTTAGAGGACACCTttactatcaaataaaaaacaattcttaatcctaatttttttaagggtgtgtttgagaATACGGTaacggttcaaagtgtttttcgctcagaaatacatcaaaataatacttttttatttgttaaaaattatttttgacatcaacatattaaaaagatttgaaaacatttaaaaaattaattttaaacaaaaaaaattaaattttttaaaatacagtttCAACCAAATTCCTAAACATAACCTAAAtcatatactttaaaaatacttaCCTTTAGAGGTCAGAAAtttgagaataataaaaataaaaaaataaaaaaaagtcaacaataaactattatttaaaactattaaatggaaagaaatattatcagtgtaaataaaaaagagaaattataggCAACAATGAAgaggaaacaaaaaattaaatcaccATGACAGAATATATCTAttatttaaaactattaaatggAAAGATATCCATCCACTTACAAAGATAATATTTACTATTAGTTTTACACATTCTGtcaaatttctttgcaatatattttattgtttccatTTTTGCTTCCTCTTGATTTGCTGTCATTTTCCTATCCTCACAATCTCTTTATTCCATATTTTTCATACAACCAgcctaaattatttaaaaaaaaacatttaaaaatataataatggttactttttaaattattttttactaaaaaaaaattatattaaaataatattttttttattttttaaatttttttaccacCCTCCATTTTTTAAATGCAAGAGCAAATAGCGGTGGAATTAATACTGAAATAGGGTTTTCAGCCAACCCAAACAAttatctttttgaaaaaatgtCCAAGCTTATAGTCAACATGAAGACAATGTGAAAAAGGTAAATAATTAATGTAGATGGGACGGGGATccattttaagataaaataaatacaagtgtGTTTGCGCGCGTGCCTTGTTATAGCGGTGCAGTGTACGTTAGTGTGCTTGTACACATATTACCTGGTGTATTTACAGCTAGCGCTTTAATTATATCTCTACTGGTGCAAGCTAAGAACATATACACAGTggaaatttcatccttcaaagcAGGTAAATCCTCCGTGGCCCAGTTCTCAGTCATTATTATTACTATGCATCGATTACCCTAattaagagaagaagaagaacatggTCAGAAAATGATGCAGGATTCATTTCCTGTTCATGTACAGTTATGGCATGCATGAGTACATAAGGAAAGAAGATCAGAGCGGGATGTGAATGAATTGTTATTACAGAATAGGCAAGGCATTTTGGAGAATCTGTATAAATAGGTTTGAAGTGATTTGCTAGGAGCCTTGGACTattctcttcctctccctccCAGCAAACATAATCAAGGAGAGATGAGAAATTTGCCTGATGATCATGAGAAGCATCATTTCGAAATCGACAAAGCTGCAGGTAATCTACCATGTACAtctcctcttctctctcaaatatTGGTTCAATGCATCTGTTCATCAGCTCTTCTCTCAAATATACATGTATAGATGATCAAATCATGCAGTTTTAGCCTTGTTTTGTGGATGCGTGTATGAGAAATTATTAGTTAAACAAAAAGTTGTAGGCTTCTCTTTTTACATGAAGAAGAAAtccatcataaaaattatttatgtacCTTGACTTTATGAAAGAGAGGAGATTAGAACAACTCTGAATATATCAACAATTACGTGCAAAAATCTGAAAGAAGATGCTTGCTTTGGAAGCATTTAGTGTTTTTAGCATGCATGGTTAAGCCAGGtacagtttgtaatgaataatattttatggcTTGTTTATGTAGAAGATGAAGAAGGGAACGATAATCCAATTGAGGAAGTCAGGCTCACAGTTCCAATCACCGATGACCCCACGCAGGCAGTCCTGACAGTTCGAACATGGGTTCTTGGGTTGGCAGCGTGCATCCTTCTTTCCTTTGTGAATCAATTCTTCCAGTATCGTTCTAATCAGCTATCTATCGGTTCAGTTACAATACAGATTCTTGTTCTCCCCATAGGAAAGTTCATGGCTGCAAAACTCCCAAAGAAACAAGTCTCGATCCCTTTTACAAAATGGTCATTTTCATTGAATCCAGGGCCTTTCAGCATGAAAGAACATGTATTGATCACCATATTTGCCAACTGTGGAGCCGGTGGTGTATATGCAGTGTACATTATTACAATTACGAAAGCCTTCTACCACAAAGGGCTTCATCCTGTCGCTGCTATGTTGCTAGCACAAACCACTCAGgtataacatatataatttggattttaatttttaatcatgcaacacacacaacacacagatacacacacacacatacatacatacatgtcAAGAAATGTTTTCTATCTATCTTATAATGTTTCGTGGCACTTGATGCAAGTTGCTTGGTTATGGATGGGCTGGCATGTTCAGAAAAATTCTCGTGGATTCGCCTTACATGTGGTGGCCTGCAACCCTTGTCCAAGTCTCTCTATTCAGGCATGTACTACTGCGATCTCTCTATATCTTTCTTCCCTTGTATTGAAAAGACTTGTATGGAAAGTCTGTTAATTAAACACTGGTGTAATGGTGCATATATATTTATGCAAACTGCAGGGCATTGCACGAgaaggaaaggagaaaaaagggaGAACGTACAAGGCTGCAATTCTTTGCCATTGTCTTCGTTGCAAGCTTTGCTTACTATATTGTTCCTGGCCACTTTTTCCCTTCACTATCAGCTCTCTCCTTTGTTTGCTGGATATGGAAGCGCTCGATCACCGCTCAACAGATCGGTGCAGGGTTAAATGGTCTTGGAATTGGCTCCTTTGGGCTTGACTGGGCGACTGTTGCCTCTTTCTTGGGAACTCCTCTAGCTTACCCTTTCTTTGCCATTGCCAATACTATGGTTGGTTTCATCTTGGTTATGTATGTCCTTGTCCCCATAGCATACTGGTCTAACTTTCGTGAAGCCAAGCGATTTCCCATATTTACCTCTCACACTTTTGATGAAGATGGTCAGATATTCAACATTACCCGTGTTCTTAATGAGAAAACATTCGACCTTAATCTAGCGGAATATGAGAATTATAGCAAACTCTATTTAAGTATCTTCTTCGCCTTCTTATATGGATTGAGTTTTGCATCTCTAACAGCTACCCTTACTCATGTTGCTCTTTTTGACGGAAAGTACGCCATCTTCctcaacattaattttatttaattccagcctaattaattgttttttgtttgtttgttttgatatagaattttcttttgagcagaaatatcataaaaatgtgGAAGAAGACGACAACTGCAGTGAAAGACGAGTTTAGTGATGTGCACACAAGAATTATGAAGAAGAACTATGCAGTAGTCCCTCAATGGTGGTTTACTGTTATCTTGGTTATATCACTGGCTCTTTCGCTTCTGGCTGTGGAAGGTTTTGACCGACAGCTTCAGCTTCCTTGGTGGGGACTTCTCCTAGCTTGTTTCATTGCTCTAATATTCACCTTACCCGTTGGAGTCGTTCAGGCGACAACAAACATGGTATGATCTTGTCTTTTGGGAAGcaatagacacacacacacacacactccatCACTCATGAACTGTGTAAACATCTATGCAGCAAATCGGCCTGAATGTGATCACAGAATTGGTTATTGGGTACATGTACCCAGGGAAGCCTCTTGCTAATGTGGCTTTCAAGACGTATGGCTACATTAGCATGACACAAGCACTCAGTTTTCTCGGTGACTTCAAAATAGGGCACTATATGAAGATCCCCCCCAAATCTATGTTCATTGTACAGGTAAATCTTTATGCTGAGCACCCTCTAACTAGTCTATTTCATTTGGATATAGGATACTAACTTGGTTTTATTGTGTCTACAGCTAGTTGGAACAGTAGTTTCTTCCACTGTTTACTTTGCCACAGCATGGTGGCTTCTCTCATCTGTTGAAAACATCTGCAATCCAGACTTGCTTCCTGATGGGAGTCCTTGGACCTGTCCTGGAAGCGATGTCTTCTACAATGCTTCAATCATCTGGGGAGTAGTAGGACCTCTCAGAATGTTCACAGACAAGGGAGTCTACCCGGAGCAGAACTGGTGGTTCCTCGTTGGTTTCCTTGCCCCAGTTCCAATGTGGTTTCTCGAGCGCAAATTCCCTGAGAAAAAATGGATCAAGTTGATTCACATCCCCCTTATCCTTAGTGCCACAGCATCCATGCCAACAGCAAAAACTGTGCACTACTGGTCTTGGGCATCTGTTGGATTTATCTTCAACTACATTATTTACAGGAGGTACAAGGGATGGTGGGCTAAGCACACCTACATCTTATCAGCTGCTTTGGATGCTGGTGTTGCCTTCTTGGGAGTTATCCTTTATTTTAGCCTTCAATCCAAGGATATCTATGGCCCAGCTTGGTGGGGTGCTGACAATTCTGACCATTGTCCATTGGCGAAATGTCCTACAGCACCAGGGATCAAGGTCAAGGGATGCCCCGTTCTCTAAGAAGATTGCGAAATTCTACATCTTTTAAACTATAGGAATTTGCGCAAGGAAACTATAGAAATTCCCCCATTTCTCTACCCTTGTTCTGTAAAGTTTTAACTACGTTCTCCCTTTCAATCCCTGTTTTCTTTGTTCCATCTCGTTGCTGTTGCTTTGAATCTTGTTAATAAATTTACAAATGCTGGCCGCTGTGTGGTGCATTGCAAATTATGTTAGCTTCTCTATGAATGTTTCCAAAAAGGATACTGAAGCACTCATGCTCCAGCACAAACAGTCGTCACTCTCATTTTGTACAGTCCTGATGCCATCAAGAGCAGCTCCTTCAAAATAGCAAACTGTGTCAAGCCACCTGGAGCATATTCGATTGCATAACCCAGGCAGGCAGCTCTGATCTTTGCTTCTGCCAAAGCTGAGTCTTCAATATTTTGGGTCGTGCGAGGCACATTTGTATAATGGCATTTTTTTCAGGTGTCGCCTTGAGgttatactattattaattaatcttgatcaattttattcttgaattattatattttagataaatactatctttttatttgatttgaccattaaaattaataaaaaaaatatcttttaaaaaattcattattttggtatttgtcattgagatttttttataaatattattgaaaattcaatccattttcataaataatttcaaaagttttgaaagttaaaaagcattttttttttaattttctaaacaataaaaatgcaataaattatggaaaaatagaaaacaaactaaaattatatcaattgtTTTTGGAGTACCAATGATGCAAATGAATTTATATAAGTAATTTTAGTGTGATTCTCAAAACTTTgcatatatgattttaaaaattaaccttttttttcaaatgcttGCAAATATTTTGAGAGTTTTGTTATTCTAGAATTAAAGCAAATTAAGTGTGTCactaatataaacaaataatgtaaattaattcaaataaatataataaccaacaatataattaaaatgcttaaaataaataggtaagagaaataatttgcaaactcaatttttaacgTGATTTAACAAGTCTACATTCACACCTGAACTTAACATTCACTTCTTCCATGAGAAAAACATCCATTTGGAAAAGTGTAAAGTTGGCATGACAAGCATATGCTAAAAACATCCTTATTGATTCTAGTATAGTTACCGGTACAAATGTTTCTTCATAATCAATAGCTTCTTCTTGATTATATTCTTTGACAACTAGTCTAACTTTATTTCTTACTATTATCCCATGTTCTTCAGCTTTATTTCTAAACACCCACTTAGTTCCAGTAATTGAATGGTTGTTAGGTTTATGGAACAATTCCCAAACatcatttctttcaaattaGTTTAACTCATCTTGCATAGATAAAATCCATTTTTCACCCTTTTCGGCTTCTAAAAATGATTTAGGCTCTATATGAGAAATAAATGCATAATGACCACTTATGTTTCTAAGAGATACTCCAGTTTTAGTACCTTAAAAAGGATTACCAATAATTAACTCGGAAGGGGGAGAGCTTACATACCTTAGCTCCTTTAGTGGCAAAAAAAAGTTACTtaccattttttattaattgtttgtgCTTGGTTGGTCTTTGTCAATTCCTTCATTATTAGCCTCTAAGAGGGTCTTATCATTAAGACTCAAAAGTTGAACACTTTTATTAATGCAATCTAgaatctcaataatttttttcattttgagttTCCTCAAAGGCAATATGTATGGATTCTTTAAGAAagtgttttattattgtaaacTTTATATGCTTTGCTTGAGTagtaaaaaccaagaaaaattcCAAATGGACCTTGAATCAAATTTGTCTAAATTATCCTTGGTGtcgagaataaaatattttgaacaatttttttttgaaatatgagatGTTGGGTTTCCTCCCTCTACAAAGCTCATAAAGAGTCTTTTTCAACTGCAGTATCAAGGTAACATGATTTAAAACATACCAAGAGGTATTTACagcttttagaaaaaaaactttaggagTATCAAATTCATTTAACATTGTTCTTGCCATTTCTTGAAGAGATcgattttttctttccataacCCCATTTTATTGGGGAGTTCTAGGTGTTGAAAAATCATGGTGGtatcatttttcttcataaaacgaTTCAAACAAATCACTTATAAATTCACCCCTATGATCATTCCTTATGTTTATGATGGAAAAacctttttcaatttcagcctTCTTTGAAAACtctacaaattcataaatagttttatcttttgattttaaaaataaaatccatgtaTATCTAGTTAAGTCATTAATAATCATAAACACGAATCTATTTCCACTTATATTTCTAGTTCTAGTTGGTCTAAATAGATTAATGTATAGAAATTCTAAAGGTTTTTCGATTGATATGTGTTCTTGCTTTTAAATGAAGTTTtcacttgtttgtttttttggcaagtatcatttaacttttcttttttaaaggcTATATAAGGAAGATCTTTAGTTAGATCATTTTTAACTAGTTTAGAAATAATATTCATGTTTATATGACATAGtcttctatataaaaaaaactattattaatgTTAGAAATAAGACAAATTTGTATCCTCATGCATGCATTAATCTTAATTTTGTAGGCATTGCCTTTTCTATTTCCTACGTAGATTACTTTGTCATTCTCAAGAATGAAACAACATGCATGGTAAAAAACAATCTTATAGCCTTTATAACATAATTGAATAGTACTaaacaaattatgttttaagctattaataagaaatacattttcaattaaaggTGAAGATTTCCCTCCAATATTACCAACACTAATGATTTTACCTTTTGAGTTGTCTCTAAAAGTGACATTTTCTCCATTAATTTTGGTAATGCttgaaaacaataaatcatCTCCAGTCATATACCTTGAGCAAATACTAGTTAAAAACCATTCACTATACTCTTTTGATTACTACgtagaaaaatcaagatgaaGCTTTTGATACCTATACCTTCTTAGAACTTTTGTGGTTAGAAGTGGTTCCTTTTGGAACCCAAGTTATATTACAAACTTTGTCTTTCTTAATAGGACATGCATAAATCAAATGACCTATAACTCTACAATAATTGCACTTATGGTTAGGTTCATATGATTGCTTGgctttaacaaaatatttttttattcacttttaattctttttaggtTGGTAACCTaaacctatttaaaaaaaaaaaacacatatttggCTAGAAAGCATGGTTTCTAGAATCTTAGAGCCTTATATGAATTTAGCTAAGGTAGTATTCAACTTGTCTACtttttctttcaaggatttATTTTCACTCTCAAATTGATTCACCTTATcaatatcatcaatgaaaatgCAAGCTTTattttccaaagttttttttccaacaagtAATCATGCATAGTtctatttcaatatattatattttgaacttaacttttttaaattcatcatatAAAGATTCAAATGTATCATGCAATTCATTGTAGGTAGGGTTAGATTCATCATCTAAAGATTGTACCTCATTTTTGCTTTCAATTGTTTTGAAGCGCATGTTTGTAACGTGCTATTCTTTATCACTTGAACTAAAGTCTGAATCATCACTCCATATGgatttcattgctttttttgtGATGATTGTTCtgccttttgttttgaataagtGGACAATCTACCTTGATGTGTCCTGTTTTGTTACATTTGTAACATTTAagaacttccttacttaattctttcttgttttcatcCCTCTTGAAGTTTGAGAATCTTTtattcccttattttttttttagaaaatttcaaaattgcTTTGTAATTAGAGCAATGTCCTCTCCAATGTCTGtatcatcattttcatcatcatcatcaacttcAATATAATGAACAATTTTGAATGCCAAATCCTTCTTTGGCTTTTCTTATTGTTCTTGTTTCTCTATTGCAATTTCATGTGTCATCAAAGAACCAATAAGCTCTTCCAATAGAAATTTAGTGAGATCCTTGGCTTCTCGAACAACCATCACCTTTTCTTCATAAGTTTTCAGCAGGGACCTAAGAATTTTGCTTATAATTTTGGCCTTAGTATAAGTCCTACCAAGAGCATCCAAACTATTAGTTATTGTAGTCATTCTAGTAAACATACTAGTTATAGATTCACTAGGAAACATTTTGAATAATTCATATTCATGAACTAAcatattgatttaattagttaaaatctttaattttaattggtttatgaGAACCATTCTCTATGGATAACCATAAATCATAGTtaataaattgaagataaatGATAGTTCTAGTTTTCCAATAAGCATAATCATTACCATCAAAGAAAGGTTTCCTAGAGATAGATGATCCTTCATTTTAGAGATTATAGCTAGTGATTATAGATAAATAATAGTTTAAGCTTTGATGCTAattgttgttgtaggatttaaGGCAATTATATCATCTAAAAGGGGATGAATTAAGTGTATcactaatattaacaaataataaaaattaattcaaataaacacaataataaaaaatataattaaaatataattaaggttcttaaaataaataggtaaaGGAGAGAATTTGTAAACTCGATTTTTAACGTGATTTAGGAAGTCTATATTCACACCTTAAGTGCCAAACCATATTTGAGTACAATAACAACTTGATGAATTTACACCAAGATTTTACACTACTTGAAGATGTTCCATGTTCAAGATTTTTCTTCCACTTAAAGATATATCCTCTTCAAGATTTTCTCTTGATGAAAATACCTCACCAATGCCAAGAGTTTTTCCCTAATTCTCAAGTATCTTTATATCTCAATAGATAACACTTATAGGATTAGAAAATGTTTAAGTGTATTGAGAATGACAATGTTTATGAAGGCTTAATTGCACAAATATGAGTATAATTAAGGATTGATGATTTTGaagttgttttgcttttaaaatagcttgtatatgatatatgtttggattttttttaaaaaattttacaattataaaagctatatatatgtttttttttgtaaaaactaGTCGTTTATAGTCGTTAAAGTCTCATTGACGACTGAAACAATTGAACGGTTTAGATTGGTCAAGCCAATCGGTCAACCAATTCCTATAAAATTCTCATGTGTTCATTATTGATAAATAAACGGTCGACCAATTTATTTGGTATCACCAAAAGGTCTATTGGTTTATGTAGAATACTAGATTTATCAGTTTTAATCTAGGTGAATTCTTAGAATCGCTTATCAGGTTTTTAATCAATCCTTTTAAATGTATGCAAAGTGAAGTATGTGCATTCGTTTTAATTGTGCTATGAATATGAGATATACAAATTTACATAAAACACTAAAATGAACACTTAAATTATAAGCCTtcactttgctttttttttttatattttggacttcttgattgatttcttcGTGAAATTTTTCATGCTTATTGATTTGATCTTTGTATAAAACCTGTTTAATATTTATTCtcaaccaaacatattattagtctgatttttattttattgttatcataaaaatatataaaaacataaatgtgtGGCTTAAAGGTCAACAAATCTTACtaagataaaacaaataaatttatatgattttcataGAACCCAACAAAATTTGGAACCTTTCCAcaataaattctattttttaccattttgttaatattttttatttaagaaaaaataaaaaatgcttcttaatctaaaaaaaatttgaatgtaaattgaaattttgatagCATATATTAATTagctcaaaatattaaaaattgattttttttctaaagaagGTTTCATCAAATAACATGTTAGATAATTTGTGGTGTCTCCTGGAGgttatactattattaattaatttaatcagttttattcttgaatcattatattttagataattgttatttggttttgaccattaaaattaataataaaaaaactcttttaacataattcatattttggtatttgtcattgaaatcttttataaatattaatgaaaattcaatccattgtcataaataatttgaatttttttgaagttgaaaaatataaattaaaaaaaaaacaatttaacaaattatgaaaatagaaaacaagCCAAATTATCTCAAATTGTTCTTGAGTCCCAATGATTTCATATGAATTTATACAAGTAATTTCAGTGTGATTTTCAAAACTTTGAAGTTTAAATAATTAACCTATTTTTCAAATGTttgcaaatattttaatttggacCCTAATAAAATTTGGGACAATTccaaaatatcttaatattttttttaaattttgttattaaaaaaaaaacttaaaaagcttcttaatctcaattttttttaaagtaaattgattttttttagcatatataaaaaatgtgagctcaaaattgatttttttttttaaaaaagaaggttTAATCAAAGGACAACGGAAGGACAATATTTACCCAAAACATACGACAACCCAGGCAAAAAT is a window encoding:
- the LOC7485120 gene encoding oligopeptide transporter 1; its protein translation is MRNLPDDHEKHHFEIDKAADEEGNDNPIEEVRLTVPITDDPTQAVLTVRTWVLGLAACILLSFVNQFFQYRSNQLSIGSVTIQILVLPIGKFMAAKLPKKQVSIPFTKWSFSLNPGPFSMKEHVLITIFANCGAGGVYAVYIITITKAFYHKGLHPVAAMLLAQTTQLLGYGWAGMFRKILVDSPYMWWPATLVQVSLFRALHEKERRKKGERTRLQFFAIVFVASFAYYIVPGHFFPSLSALSFVCWIWKRSITAQQIGAGLNGLGIGSFGLDWATVASFLGTPLAYPFFAIANTMVGFILVMYVLVPIAYWSNFREAKRFPIFTSHTFDEDGQIFNITRVLNEKTFDLNLAEYENYSKLYLSIFFAFLYGLSFASLTATLTHVALFDGKNIIKMWKKTTTAVKDEFSDVHTRIMKKNYAVVPQWWFTVILVISLALSLLAVEGFDRQLQLPWWGLLLACFIALIFTLPVGVVQATTNMQIGLNVITELVIGYMYPGKPLANVAFKTYGYISMTQALSFLGDFKIGHYMKIPPKSMFIVQLVGTVVSSTVYFATAWWLLSSVENICNPDLLPDGSPWTCPGSDVFYNASIIWGVVGPLRMFTDKGVYPEQNWWFLVGFLAPVPMWFLERKFPEKKWIKLIHIPLILSATASMPTAKTVHYWSWASVGFIFNYIIYRRYKGWWAKHTYILSAALDAGVAFLGVILYFSLQSKDIYGPAWWGADNSDHCPLAKCPTAPGIKVKGCPVL